The Nocardia arthritidis genome has a window encoding:
- a CDS encoding RNA polymerase sigma factor, with the protein MDPGIVAAAQQGDALALDRLLDELAPYVRRLCARIAPATADDATQESLLAIFQGLASLRAPEAIMTWVRSVTVRTAIRLAHRDDQEVAADETLIGRPAVSLEGLVDIDDALARLPVAQRAVLILRTREGLSEQEIATALGIPIGTVKSRLHRARAAFREEWES; encoded by the coding sequence GTGGACCCGGGGATCGTCGCGGCCGCCCAGCAAGGGGACGCGCTCGCATTGGACCGGCTGCTCGACGAGTTGGCCCCGTACGTCCGCCGATTGTGCGCTCGGATCGCCCCGGCGACGGCCGACGACGCGACTCAGGAGTCTCTGCTGGCGATCTTCCAGGGACTGGCATCGCTGCGCGCCCCCGAGGCGATCATGACCTGGGTCCGGTCGGTCACGGTTCGGACGGCGATCCGGCTGGCCCACCGGGATGATCAAGAGGTCGCCGCGGACGAAACGCTCATCGGCCGGCCCGCCGTCTCGCTGGAAGGTCTGGTGGATATCGATGACGCGCTGGCGCGTCTGCCGGTCGCGCAGCGTGCCGTGCTGATCCTGCGCACCCGAGAAGGTCTCAGCGAACAGGAGATCGCCACCGCGTTGGGGATCCCGATAGGTACCGTCAAGTCCAGACTGCACCGGGCAAGGGCCGCGTTCCGGGAGGAGTGGGAATCGTGA
- a CDS encoding HugZ family protein yields MTLDHGDPGDAPSVPPPTARLDNPARPSAAEEARTVAAATNTATLASLSADGGPWASFVMYGLLAGQPVLCVSRLAEHGRNLAADPRASVAIVAPDPPLDPLAGTRITLAGVVERPAGAEADAAREAHLAAVPAAEHYIDYSDFSLWVLRVRRIRWVGGYGRMDSATAEEYAAAEPDPVVPLAGRAISHLNDDHADALVAMARRLGGYPDATAAACERADRYGLDLRVSTPRGVARTRVGYRARIDDIDELRAATVELARRAKGRQGS; encoded by the coding sequence ATGACACTCGATCACGGTGACCCCGGTGATGCCCCTTCGGTGCCGCCGCCGACCGCGCGGCTGGACAATCCGGCTCGTCCCTCGGCGGCCGAGGAGGCCAGAACCGTTGCGGCGGCGACGAATACGGCTACGTTGGCGAGTTTGAGCGCGGATGGCGGGCCGTGGGCGTCATTCGTGATGTATGGCCTGTTGGCGGGCCAGCCGGTGCTGTGCGTGTCCCGGCTGGCCGAGCATGGGCGGAATCTGGCGGCCGATCCGCGGGCCAGTGTCGCGATCGTGGCGCCGGATCCGCCGTTGGATCCGTTGGCGGGTACCAGGATCACGCTGGCGGGTGTGGTGGAGCGGCCCGCGGGCGCGGAGGCGGATGCGGCGCGGGAGGCGCATCTGGCCGCGGTGCCCGCGGCGGAGCACTACATCGATTACAGCGATTTCTCGCTGTGGGTGTTGCGGGTGCGGCGGATCCGGTGGGTCGGCGGGTACGGGCGGATGGATTCGGCGACGGCCGAGGAGTATGCGGCGGCGGAGCCGGATCCGGTGGTTCCGCTGGCGGGCCGGGCCATCTCGCATCTGAACGACGATCACGCCGATGCGCTGGTGGCGATGGCGCGGCGGCTCGGCGGATATCCGGATGCGACGGCGGCGGCGTGTGAGCGTGCGGACCGGTACGGGTTGGATCTGCGGGTGAGTACGCCGCGCGGGGTGGCGCGGACCCGGGTGGGTTATCGGGCTCGGATCGACGATATCGACGAGTTGCGTGCCGCGACGGTCGAATTGGCGCGGCGGGCGAAGGGACGTCAGGGTTCGTAG
- a CDS encoding phytoene desaturase family protein, with protein sequence MNTDLHIVGAGLTGLTAAIEAAERGWRVTVTEAHSQLGGRARTLAAPYRANLGAHAIYVDGPWWAWLERRGLTPPIVAAPRYETLVRAGGRLAPWPDWLDQAIAGLPDEAPAAESLRTWLLRHVDAATAEAIIGVVFIFTFDHDPGRLSAAFAHERLRRAMAGGARYVVGGWSTLVDLLAERAAELGAHIHTETRVPAPPTGPTILATSLATARQLTGDKSLTWSSARVATFDLGLRVDNGPAWFRILDVDNRIYVARYSLADSTLAPPGHELVQISAACAPGEGKTDAERRVAELLDLSWPGWRSAVEWQRRAVRTDCTGAIDLPGTTWHDRPAVGRGNALAVATDQSAAPGLLSEVGISAAQRALQELGETSTAAEARVRV encoded by the coding sequence GTGAATACAGACCTGCACATCGTCGGCGCCGGACTGACCGGGCTCACCGCCGCCATCGAAGCGGCCGAGCGCGGCTGGCGGGTGACCGTCACCGAGGCGCATTCCCAGCTGGGCGGGCGGGCGCGCACGCTGGCGGCTCCCTACCGGGCGAACCTCGGCGCCCATGCGATCTACGTGGACGGGCCGTGGTGGGCGTGGCTCGAGCGCCGCGGGCTGACTCCACCCATCGTGGCGGCGCCGCGCTACGAGACCCTGGTCCGGGCCGGAGGTCGCCTCGCGCCGTGGCCGGATTGGCTGGACCAGGCCATCGCCGGGCTACCCGATGAGGCGCCCGCGGCGGAATCGTTGCGGACGTGGCTGCTGCGGCACGTCGACGCCGCGACGGCCGAGGCCATTATCGGAGTGGTCTTCATCTTCACCTTCGACCACGACCCCGGTCGGCTGTCGGCCGCGTTCGCCCATGAACGCCTGCGCCGGGCGATGGCCGGTGGCGCCCGGTACGTGGTCGGCGGATGGTCCACGCTGGTCGATCTGCTCGCCGAGCGCGCCGCCGAACTCGGCGCGCACATACACACCGAGACACGGGTACCCGCGCCGCCCACCGGCCCGACGATCCTGGCCACCAGCCTCGCCACCGCACGCCAGTTGACCGGTGACAAGTCGTTGACCTGGTCCAGCGCCCGCGTGGCGACGTTCGACCTCGGCTTGCGAGTCGATAACGGTCCGGCCTGGTTCCGCATATTGGATGTCGACAACCGGATCTACGTCGCCCGCTACAGCCTCGCCGATTCCACGCTGGCTCCGCCCGGGCATGAGCTCGTCCAGATCTCTGCCGCGTGCGCCCCGGGCGAGGGAAAGACCGATGCGGAACGCCGGGTGGCGGAACTGCTCGATCTGTCCTGGCCCGGCTGGCGCTCCGCGGTCGAGTGGCAGCGCAGAGCCGTTCGCACCGACTGCACCGGAGCCATCGATCTGCCGGGGACGACATGGCACGACCGCCCGGCCGTCGGCCGCGGCAATGCCCTGGCGGTCGCCACGGACCAGTCGGCCGCTCCGGGGTTGCTTAGCGAGGTCGGGATCAGCGCCGCCCAGCGCGCCTTGCAAGAGCTCGGTGAAACTTCCACGGCGGCCGAGGCTCGCGTACGAGTCTGA
- a CDS encoding TIGR03619 family F420-dependent LLM class oxidoreductase: protein MRFTYAETMTDPSYYVLLARAAEAAGYTSMAVADSIAYPRDSDATYPYTPDGGREFLEDKPFVEAFVLSAAMAAATTTLRFTPFVLKLPIRPPVLVAKQAASVAALSGNRFGLGVGISPWPDDFEIMGVPFDGRGARMDECIDIVRGLTAGGYFEFHGRFYDIPPIKINPVPSEPLPILVGGHSGPALRRAARRGDGWMHAGGDPAELDRLLAELTALRAEYGTRKDFEVHVISLDGFTVDGVKRLEDKGVTDVIVGFRNPYTTEPDTQSLDAKIGQLERFAESVIARC, encoded by the coding sequence ATGCGCTTCACCTACGCGGAGACGATGACCGATCCGTCCTACTATGTTCTGCTGGCCAGGGCGGCCGAGGCGGCGGGGTACACGAGTATGGCGGTGGCCGACAGCATCGCTTATCCGCGCGATTCCGACGCCACCTACCCGTATACGCCGGATGGTGGCCGAGAGTTCTTGGAGGACAAGCCTTTCGTGGAGGCGTTCGTGTTGAGTGCGGCCATGGCGGCCGCGACGACGACGCTGCGGTTCACGCCGTTCGTGTTGAAGCTGCCGATCCGGCCGCCGGTGTTGGTGGCCAAGCAGGCCGCGTCGGTGGCGGCGTTGAGCGGCAATCGTTTCGGGCTCGGTGTCGGGATAAGCCCGTGGCCGGACGATTTCGAGATCATGGGCGTGCCGTTCGACGGGCGCGGTGCGCGGATGGATGAATGCATCGATATCGTGCGCGGGCTCACCGCGGGTGGTTACTTCGAATTCCACGGGCGGTTCTACGATATTCCGCCGATCAAGATCAATCCGGTGCCGTCGGAACCGCTGCCGATCCTGGTCGGCGGGCACAGTGGGCCCGCGCTGCGGCGGGCCGCCCGGCGCGGCGACGGCTGGATGCACGCGGGCGGCGACCCGGCCGAACTCGACCGGCTGCTGGCCGAACTCACCGCGCTGCGGGCCGAATACGGCACCCGCAAGGATTTCGAGGTGCATGTCATCTCGCTGGACGGATTCACCGTCGACGGTGTGAAACGCCTGGAGGACAAGGGTGTCACCGATGTCATCGTCGGTTTCCGCAACCCGTACACCACCGAGCCCGACACCCAATCCCTCGATGCCAAGATCGGCCAGCTGGAGCGGTTCGCCGAAAGTGTCATCGCTCGCTGCTGA
- a CDS encoding SMP-30/gluconolactonase/LRE family protein: MLTADGQVIAGLADGSVLRIDPSDGTVTTIADTGGRPLGLHADPDGSVLICDAARGLLELHPDGSIEVLVDEIDGAPLPFVSNVVRDTDGTIYFSASTTRYSLAEYMGDLLEHSETGRLFRRDPSGKVQTLLDGLKFANGVVLSPTGPVWWSPKPRAIGCPAIGSPDRRRAPGISSSRTFPDSPTISVSAATG, encoded by the coding sequence GTGCTCACCGCTGACGGACAGGTGATCGCAGGTCTGGCCGACGGGTCGGTGCTGCGAATAGACCCGTCGGACGGCACCGTCACCACCATCGCCGATACCGGCGGCCGCCCGCTCGGATTGCACGCTGACCCCGACGGTTCCGTCCTGATCTGCGATGCCGCCCGCGGCCTGCTGGAGCTGCACCCCGATGGATCCATCGAGGTGCTGGTGGACGAGATCGACGGCGCCCCACTCCCCTTCGTCAGCAACGTCGTTCGCGATACCGACGGCACCATCTACTTCTCCGCCTCGACCACCCGCTACAGCCTCGCCGAATACATGGGTGATCTGCTCGAGCATTCCGAAACGGGCCGGCTGTTCCGCCGCGACCCGTCCGGAAAGGTGCAGACCCTGCTCGACGGGTTGAAGTTCGCGAACGGTGTCGTCCTCTCCCCGACCGGTCCTGTGTGGTGGTCGCCGAAACCGCGGGCTATCGGCTGTCCCGCTATTGGCTCACCGGACCGAAGGCGGGCACCCGGGATTTCCTCATCGAGAACCTTCCCGGATTCCCCGACAATCTCGGTCTCGGCAGCGACGGGCTGA
- a CDS encoding protein kinase domain-containing protein: MERVDRMTVTQNALMRLVDAFAGAWQTAADPPDLADHLPTDAALRRTALIELIKVDLDNRWAHTKNALRLADYRERFPELDTAPLPPDLIYEEITARSRACGHIDLTEYEQLYPQQMSRISGQLADENFRTTLLSDPTALTALDTITAGSTLDDFDLLTALGRGAFARVFLARQRSMQRLVAVKISRDRGSEPQTLAQLDHEHIVRVFDQRQLPDEHLKIMYMQYVPGGTLLGVLHHLRRTPVAQRSGKLLLDVVDAAVNATGVSEPHPSATRTELAQLTWPETVAWLGARLATALDYAGHHGVLHRDIKPANVLLTADGQPKLADFNISFSRHIPGAGPAAYFGGSLAYMSPNNSPPATPPWPPPPPTSTPEATCTRSAWCCGNCSPDGSPSPTNPAPANPTAPWPP; encoded by the coding sequence ATGGAACGTGTCGACCGGATGACGGTCACCCAGAACGCCTTGATGCGACTGGTAGACGCCTTCGCCGGCGCATGGCAAACCGCGGCCGACCCACCCGACCTCGCCGACCACCTCCCTACCGACGCCGCACTGCGCCGCACCGCCCTCATCGAACTCATCAAGGTAGACCTCGACAACCGCTGGGCCCACACCAAGAACGCGCTACGCCTCGCCGACTACCGCGAACGCTTCCCGGAACTCGACACCGCACCGCTGCCACCCGACCTCATATACGAGGAGATCACCGCCCGCAGCCGCGCCTGCGGACATATCGACCTCACCGAATACGAACAGCTCTACCCGCAACAGATGAGCCGCATCTCCGGACAGCTCGCCGACGAGAACTTCCGCACCACCCTGCTGTCCGACCCGACCGCGCTCACCGCACTCGACACCATCACCGCGGGCAGCACCCTCGACGACTTCGACCTGCTCACCGCGCTCGGCCGCGGCGCATTCGCCCGCGTCTTCCTGGCCAGGCAACGATCCATGCAACGACTCGTCGCCGTCAAGATCTCCCGCGACCGCGGCAGCGAACCGCAGACCCTCGCCCAACTCGACCACGAACATATCGTCCGCGTCTTCGATCAGCGCCAACTCCCCGACGAACACCTCAAAATCATGTACATGCAGTACGTTCCGGGCGGCACCCTGCTCGGCGTCCTGCACCACCTGCGCCGCACCCCGGTCGCCCAACGCTCCGGGAAACTGCTGCTCGACGTCGTCGACGCGGCCGTCAACGCCACCGGAGTCAGCGAACCACACCCGTCCGCCACCAGAACCGAACTCGCCCAACTCACCTGGCCCGAAACCGTCGCCTGGCTCGGCGCCCGACTCGCCACCGCACTCGACTACGCGGGCCACCACGGCGTACTGCACCGAGATATCAAGCCCGCCAACGTCTTACTCACCGCCGACGGCCAACCCAAACTCGCCGACTTCAACATCAGCTTCAGCCGCCACATCCCCGGCGCAGGCCCGGCCGCCTACTTCGGCGGATCCCTCGCCTACATGTCCCCGAACAACTCGCCGCCTGCCACCCCACCATGGCCACCACCGCCGCCGACCTCGACACCCGAAGCGACCTGTACGCGCTCGGCATGGTGCTGTGGGAACTGCTCACCGGACGGCTCCCCTTCGCCGACCAACCCGGCGCCGGCGAATCCGACAGCTCCCTGGCCGCCATGA
- a CDS encoding SDR family NAD(P)-dependent oxidoreductase yields MSKSIAVFGAGPGLGQAVAHRYAKEGYDVVLVARRRQPLEAFAESLTGVTAYIVTADLADTEAVPDSAARIREMVGDLDVLYYGAAANGFIPVLDLTPQRVRDLMPLGVYSLLALVREFLPHMIEQRSGAILSAQGASATQGYPHVSGGLAIAAQRNYLQALHAEVADKGVYVGGLYIGAAIKNTPFHASMEAAKAAGEPVPQIPVADPEQLADLLWNMHDTKGEAEARYPA; encoded by the coding sequence ATGTCCAAATCAATCGCAGTATTCGGTGCCGGACCCGGCCTCGGGCAAGCCGTCGCCCACCGGTACGCAAAGGAGGGCTACGACGTTGTGCTCGTCGCCCGGCGCAGACAACCGCTCGAAGCGTTCGCCGAAAGCCTGACCGGCGTGACCGCGTACATCGTCACCGCCGATCTCGCCGACACCGAGGCCGTACCCGACTCGGCCGCGCGGATTCGCGAGATGGTCGGCGACCTCGATGTGCTCTACTACGGCGCCGCGGCCAACGGGTTCATTCCGGTACTCGACCTGACACCCCAGCGCGTGCGGGATCTCATGCCACTGGGTGTCTATTCGTTACTCGCGCTGGTGCGAGAGTTCTTGCCGCACATGATCGAACAGCGCTCCGGTGCGATCCTCAGCGCGCAGGGAGCCAGCGCGACGCAGGGCTATCCGCACGTGTCCGGCGGGCTCGCGATCGCCGCTCAGCGCAACTACCTCCAGGCCCTCCATGCCGAGGTGGCCGATAAGGGCGTCTACGTCGGCGGTCTCTACATCGGCGCGGCCATCAAGAACACGCCGTTCCACGCCTCGATGGAGGCGGCGAAGGCCGCAGGTGAACCCGTGCCGCAGATTCCCGTCGCCGATCCGGAACAGCTCGCCGATCTGCTCTGGAATATGCACGACACCAAGGGCGAGGCCGAAGCCAGATACCCCGCGTAA
- a CDS encoding VOC family protein, producing MIIAEGPIFQLCWVVADLAAARREFSERYGVAEWFAIPDVRFGPESGELRGAPADYTISVALGYAGGQQLELIEPGSGASLYREQLDRSGPGLHHIAWVPADFDAALVAARRAGRELVARGSFGGIGMEFAYFDGGPLGSYVELMRLSPRMRTIFDRLIPEGYTNPWV from the coding sequence ATGATCATCGCCGAGGGGCCGATCTTCCAACTCTGCTGGGTGGTGGCGGATCTCGCCGCCGCGCGGCGCGAGTTCAGCGAGCGATACGGCGTCGCGGAGTGGTTCGCGATACCCGATGTGCGCTTCGGTCCGGAGTCGGGTGAATTGCGTGGTGCGCCCGCCGATTACACGATTTCGGTGGCGCTCGGGTATGCCGGTGGTCAGCAGTTGGAGCTCATCGAGCCCGGGTCGGGTGCGAGCCTGTATCGGGAGCAGCTGGATCGGTCCGGTCCGGGGTTGCATCACATCGCCTGGGTGCCCGCGGATTTCGATGCGGCGCTGGTCGCCGCGCGGCGGGCCGGGCGCGAGCTGGTCGCGCGCGGGTCGTTCGGCGGGATCGGTATGGAGTTCGCCTATTTCGATGGTGGTCCGCTCGGTTCGTATGTGGAGCTGATGCGGTTGTCGCCGCGGATGCGGACGATATTCGACCGGTTGATTCCGGAGGGGTACACGAATCCATGGGTGTAG
- a CDS encoding mycothiol system anti-sigma-R factor has translation MTHIGCHLVMAHRWLFLDGECDDARWAALAAHLAHCDTCLLEYRSAAGLKAALRRACGYEPAPATLPIRVRHALPYTLPTQETR, from the coding sequence TTGACCCACATCGGCTGCCACCTGGTCATGGCGCACCGGTGGCTGTTCCTCGACGGCGAATGCGATGACGCCAGGTGGGCGGCACTGGCCGCGCACCTGGCGCACTGCGACACCTGCCTGCTGGAATACCGGTCCGCGGCCGGGCTGAAGGCCGCGCTGCGGCGAGCCTGCGGCTACGAACCCGCACCGGCGACACTCCCCATCCGCGTGCGCCACGCATTGCCATACACCCTTCCCACCCAGGAAACGAGGTAG
- a CDS encoding FAD-dependent monooxygenase, giving the protein MTQGKIHDINVLVVGAGPTGLTLAVELARCGVTHLVIDSNAAPAVGSRGKGLQPRSLEVLDDLGVVDEMLAHGTTGLPLRMHQGPELTVELATAGSGPRPGIPYPDLVLLPEWRVEQILRDRLSGLGGEVVFGATLTSFEQDDAGVTATLDNGETVRARYLIGCDGGHSTVRRRLGATMAGRTHADQYFLVGDVRVAGLADDAAYAWFTEDGGYLAVSPLPQADGAWQFQANVVPGLDGSVPEPTLEIFRELFAARSGRTDVVLAEASWLSRYRFNARMVEHYRHGRVFLAGDAAHVHSPAGGQGMNTGIQDAYNLGWKLAATLGGASDDLLDSYELERIPVAAKVLSDSSRGFESVFALRGMRRFLRDHLIFPLVRRPAVMRRLLTKTNQLSIGYPDSPLTVAATERHRGPRPGDRAPDARGRTADGTPIRLFDLIRGTDWTVLGFGPETRGALRQLEATQVRAHLIVDSTAAANGFASVLVGTQARHLFRARLGTLILIRPDGYLAARTSDADVLVDYLAGVLPRGARRTPALV; this is encoded by the coding sequence ATGACACAAGGCAAAATTCACGACATCAATGTTCTCGTGGTGGGCGCGGGCCCGACCGGCCTCACCCTGGCCGTCGAACTCGCCCGCTGCGGCGTGACCCATTTGGTGATCGATAGCAATGCGGCTCCTGCCGTCGGCTCGCGCGGCAAGGGTTTGCAACCCCGCAGCCTGGAGGTGCTCGACGACCTCGGTGTAGTCGACGAGATGCTGGCGCACGGCACCACCGGGCTCCCGCTGCGCATGCACCAGGGCCCGGAACTCACCGTCGAGCTGGCCACCGCCGGTTCCGGTCCGCGCCCGGGCATCCCCTACCCCGACCTGGTGCTGTTGCCGGAGTGGCGGGTGGAACAGATACTCCGCGACCGGCTTTCCGGCCTCGGCGGCGAGGTCGTCTTCGGCGCCACGCTGACCTCGTTCGAGCAGGATGACGCGGGCGTAACCGCGACGCTGGACAACGGCGAGACGGTGCGGGCCCGCTATCTGATCGGCTGCGACGGCGGGCACAGCACCGTCCGGCGCCGACTCGGTGCCACCATGGCCGGACGTACGCACGCCGACCAGTACTTCCTGGTCGGCGACGTGCGAGTGGCCGGTCTCGCCGATGATGCCGCCTACGCCTGGTTCACCGAAGACGGTGGCTACCTTGCTGTTTCACCACTGCCGCAGGCCGACGGCGCCTGGCAGTTCCAAGCCAATGTGGTGCCGGGTCTCGATGGATCGGTACCCGAGCCGACCTTGGAGATCTTCCGTGAGCTGTTCGCGGCCCGCTCCGGACGCACGGATGTCGTTCTCGCCGAGGCGAGTTGGCTGTCGCGCTATCGCTTCAACGCGCGCATGGTCGAGCACTACCGGCATGGGCGGGTCTTCCTCGCCGGTGACGCCGCGCACGTGCATTCCCCCGCGGGCGGACAAGGCATGAACACCGGCATCCAGGATGCCTACAACCTCGGCTGGAAGCTCGCCGCCACGCTCGGCGGCGCATCCGACGATCTGCTCGACAGCTATGAGCTCGAGCGAATCCCGGTGGCCGCCAAGGTACTTTCCGATAGCTCGCGCGGTTTCGAATCGGTCTTCGCGCTGCGTGGCATGCGCCGCTTCCTGCGCGATCACCTGATCTTCCCGCTGGTGCGGCGACCGGCCGTCATGCGCCGGCTGCTCACCAAGACCAACCAACTCTCCATCGGCTACCCCGACTCGCCACTCACCGTCGCCGCGACCGAGCGCCACCGCGGCCCGCGCCCCGGCGACCGCGCACCCGACGCCCGCGGCCGCACCGCCGATGGCACGCCGATCCGGCTGTTCGACCTCATCCGCGGAACCGATTGGACCGTCCTGGGATTCGGGCCCGAGACCCGCGGGGCACTGCGGCAGCTCGAGGCCACGCAGGTGCGCGCCCACCTGATCGTGGACTCCACTGCGGCAGCGAACGGATTCGCATCGGTACTGGTCGGCACGCAGGCACGGCACCTGTTCCGGGCGCGCCTCGGAACCCTGATCCTCATCCGTCCCGACGGCTACCTGGCCGCGCGCACCAGCGACGCCGACGTTCTCGTCGACTACCTCGCGGGCGTGCTGCCGCGGGGCGCACGTCGAACCCCGGCATTGGTTTGA
- a CDS encoding TetR/AcrR family transcriptional regulator, with the protein MPRKTDRRELLADTALRMIDDVGLDGVTHRAVDAAAGVPVGTTSNFFKTRTALYAAIARRILDQQTEAEKQRPASTSATSHQVADLLAEAVDAGNGPARNRYLARFELSVEAARDPELAHLMRELRAVTVRTRAEQIRAAYPHATDDQVDAIVSLLTGIALDRVALDVPALDTAAIAHAVLRGFLE; encoded by the coding sequence ATGCCGAGAAAGACCGATCGACGAGAACTGTTGGCCGACACCGCACTGCGGATGATCGACGACGTCGGACTCGACGGCGTGACGCATCGCGCCGTCGACGCGGCCGCCGGTGTCCCGGTGGGCACCACCTCGAACTTCTTCAAGACCCGCACCGCGCTGTACGCGGCCATCGCGCGGCGTATCCTCGACCAGCAGACCGAGGCCGAAAAGCAGCGCCCCGCAAGCACTTCCGCTACGTCGCACCAGGTGGCGGACCTACTGGCCGAGGCCGTCGACGCCGGCAACGGACCGGCCCGCAATCGCTATCTGGCCCGCTTCGAACTCTCCGTGGAAGCGGCGCGCGACCCAGAATTGGCACACCTCATGCGGGAGCTGCGCGCGGTCACCGTGCGCACCCGCGCCGAGCAGATTCGCGCCGCATACCCGCACGCCACCGACGACCAGGTCGACGCGATCGTGTCGCTGCTGACCGGGATCGCGCTCGACCGCGTCGCCCTCGACGTACCCGCGCTCGACACGGCGGCTATCGCGCACGCGGTCCTGCGCGGGTTTCTGGAGTAA
- the trxA gene encoding thioredoxin, which translates to MESHIVNVTDATFEQEVLDSERPVVVNFWATWCGPCKRMAPILEEFAAENRGEFVVVRVNIDENPFTVREYGVMGVPTTVLVREGAELGRIVGAVPKKVLHESLTAELDRK; encoded by the coding sequence ATGGAGTCCCACATTGTCAACGTCACCGATGCGACCTTCGAACAGGAGGTGTTGGACAGCGAGCGGCCCGTGGTGGTGAATTTCTGGGCCACCTGGTGTGGGCCGTGTAAACGGATGGCGCCGATCCTGGAGGAATTCGCGGCCGAAAACCGCGGGGAATTCGTGGTCGTCCGCGTCAACATCGACGAAAACCCGTTCACTGTGCGGGAATACGGCGTCATGGGCGTACCGACGACCGTATTGGTGCGCGAGGGCGCCGAACTCGGCCGCATCGTCGGCGCGGTTCCGAAAAAGGTCCTGCACGAAAGCCTTACCGCCGAACTCGACCGAAAGTAG
- a CDS encoding metal-dependent hydrolase, whose product MLGHSHATSGALAWSAAAVALPISAFTYPVIGSGAGHLGIVDLLLGTFLTAGAALLPDADHPNGSIAHVLGPVSHFLCKIISKVSGGHRHATHSFAFVGLVAYGTWAGEHWLGRNFTLGLVFFLLALAVRALHLCPPGKGFQSYSVVIVLAVVGTFAMDHWISDKPAWLPFAVGLGALAHLAGDCLTDRGCRLFWPFGWRTCIPIIERTGNRLEIWVLSPLFTAGTLALLWFAVTRQP is encoded by the coding sequence GTGCTAGGACATTCTCATGCGACCAGTGGCGCGTTGGCCTGGTCGGCGGCGGCCGTCGCGCTGCCGATCTCGGCGTTCACCTATCCGGTAATCGGCAGCGGCGCGGGCCATCTCGGCATCGTGGACCTGCTGCTCGGTACCTTTCTCACCGCGGGCGCCGCGCTGCTGCCCGACGCCGACCATCCGAACGGATCGATCGCCCATGTCCTGGGGCCGGTTTCACATTTCCTCTGCAAGATCATCTCGAAAGTCAGTGGCGGACACCGGCATGCGACACACTCCTTCGCCTTCGTCGGCCTGGTCGCCTACGGCACCTGGGCCGGTGAGCACTGGCTCGGCCGCAACTTCACCCTCGGACTCGTCTTCTTTCTGCTCGCCCTCGCCGTACGAGCACTCCACCTGTGCCCGCCCGGCAAGGGATTCCAGTCCTACAGCGTGGTGATCGTGCTCGCGGTGGTCGGCACGTTCGCCATGGACCACTGGATCAGCGACAAACCGGCCTGGCTCCCCTTCGCCGTCGGCCTCGGCGCCCTGGCACACCTCGCGGGCGACTGCCTCACCGACCGCGGCTGTCGCCTCTTCTGGCCGTTCGGATGGCGCACCTGCATCCCGATCATCGAACGCACCGGCAACCGGCTCGAAATCTGGGTGCTCTCACCGCTGTTCACCGCGGGGACACTCGCGCTGCTGTGGTTCGCGGTGACTCGTCAGCCGTGA
- a CDS encoding MarR family winged helix-turn-helix transcriptional regulator, whose protein sequence is MPAHDQPRPPGDDALPRLGYLLKHAQLRYLELTTTELEPIGISPHQWAALNCLDQQRGRSQKEVADLLGVDRTTMVALVDQLQAKGWVKREPQPDDRRKNTVGLTEQGRDMLDRGAEVIDGCERKFLAALENPDAERLRRALLTVITKAQ, encoded by the coding sequence GTGCCCGCCCACGATCAGCCGCGACCACCCGGCGACGACGCACTTCCCCGGCTGGGATACCTGCTGAAACACGCGCAGCTGCGGTACCTCGAGCTGACGACGACGGAGCTGGAGCCGATCGGCATCAGCCCGCACCAATGGGCGGCCCTGAACTGCCTGGACCAGCAGCGGGGACGTTCGCAAAAGGAAGTGGCCGACCTGCTGGGCGTCGACCGGACGACCATGGTCGCGCTGGTCGATCAGCTACAGGCGAAAGGTTGGGTGAAACGCGAACCCCAGCCCGATGATCGCCGCAAGAACACCGTCGGGCTCACCGAGCAGGGGCGCGACATGCTCGACCGCGGCGCCGAGGTGATCGACGGCTGTGAACGAAAGTTCTTGGCCGCGTTGGAGAATCCGGACGCCGAGCGGCTGAGGAGGGCTCTGCTCACCGTGATCACCAAGGCCCAGTAG